In the genome of Oncorhynchus nerka isolate Pitt River linkage group LG27, Oner_Uvic_2.0, whole genome shotgun sequence, the window gttctgcctctatcgctccctctagctctgcctctatcgctccctctagttctgcctctatcgctccctctagctctgcctctatcgctccctctacctctgcctctatcgctccctctacctctgcctctatcgctccctctagctctgcctctatcgctccctctagctctgcctctatcgctactTCTGCCTCTACCggtacctctgcctctatcgctccctctagttctgcttctatcgctccctctacctctacctctagctCCTCCTCTATCGTTCCCtctaccgctacctctgcctctacctctgcctcactcccgctcctctacctctgcctctatcgctccctctagcctctagcctctaTGCCTCTATctgcctccctcctctgcctctatcgctccctctgcctctatcgctccctctacctctgcctctatcgctccctctacctctgcctctatcgctccctctagctctgcctctatcgctccctctagctctgcctctatcgctccctctagctctgcctctatcgctccctctagctctgcctctatcgctccctctacctctgctctatcgctccctctagctctgcctctatcgctccctctagttctgcctctatcgctccctctagctctgcctctatcgctccctctagttctgcctctatcgctccctctttctgcctctatcgctctgcctctagttctctgcctctatcgctccctctagctctgcctctctgcctctacttctgcctctcgctccctctagctctgcctctatctctgccCTCTCGCTCCCTTctgcctctatcccctcctctgcctctatcgctccctctacctctgcctctatctgctccctctagttctgcctctatcgctccctctagttctgcctctatcgctccctctagctctgcctctatcgctccctctcttcctctatcgctccctctagctctgcctctatcgctccctctagctctgcctctatcgctccctctagttctgcctctattgctccctctagttctgcctctatcgctccctctagctctgcctctatcgctccctcctctgctctctgcctctatcgctccctctagttctgcctctatcgctccctctagctctgcctctatcgctccctctagttctgcctctatcgctccctctacctctgcctctatcgctcccttctgctctctctacctctgcctctatcgcccCTCTATCGCTCTCGCTCCTctgttctgcctctctcctctagctccctctatcgctccctctagttctgcctctatcgctccctctacctctgcctctatcgctccctctacctctgcctctatcgctccctctagttctctcctctgcctctatcgcctctcgctccctctagctctgcctctatcgctccctctagctctgcctctatcgctccctctagctctgcctctatcgctccctctagctctgcctctatcgctccctctagttctgcctctatcgctccctctagctctgcctctatcgctccctctagttctgcctctatcgctccctctagttctgcctctatcgctccctctagctctgcctctatcgctccctctagttctgcctctatcgctccctctacctctgcctctatcgctactTCTGCCTCTACCggtacctctgcctctatcgctccctctagttctgcctctatctctgcctctatcgctccctttacctctgcctctatcgctccctctagctctgcctctatctctgcctctatcgctactTCTGCCTCTACCggtacctctgcctctatcgctccctctagttctgcttctatcgctccctctagctctgcctctatcgctccctctagtctctgcctctatcgctccctctacctctgcctctatcgctccctctagctctgcctctatcgctccctctacctctgcctctatcgctactTCTGCCTCTACCggtacctctgcctctatcgctccctctagttctgcttctatcgctccctctaggtctgcctctatcgctccctctaactcttcctctatcgctccctctagttctgcctctatcgctccctcctCTACggtagctctgcctctatcgctccctctagttctctgcctctgcctctgcctctagcTCCCTCTGCTCTGCCTCCTCTATCGCTCcccctctgcctctatcgctcctctatctctgcctctatcgctccctctgccctctgcctctatcgctccctctacctctgcctctatcgctccctcttctgcctctatcgctgcctctatcgctccctctacctctgcctctctcctacTTCTGCCtctaccgctacctctgcctctatcgctccctctacctctgcctctatcgctccctctagttctgcctctatcgctccctctagttctgcctctatcgctccctctagctctgcctctatcgctccctctatctgcctctatcgctccctctagttctgcctctatcgctccctctagctctgcctctatcgctccctctagttctgcctctatcgctccctctagttctgcctctatcgctccctctagctctgcctctatcgctccctctacctctgcctctatcgctccctctagttctgcctctatcgctccctctagttctgcctctatcgctccctctagctctgcctctatcgctactTCTGCCTCTTGCCGGTACCTCTGCCTCTGctccctctatctctgcctctagctctgcctctagctctgcctcctctatcgctccctctagctccctctagctctgcctctatcgctccctctagttctgcctctatcgctccctctatttctgcctctatcgctacttctcctctagctctgcctctatcgctccctctagctctgcctctatcgctccctctagctctgcctctatcgctccctctagctctgcctctatcgctccctctagttctgcctctatcgctccctctagctctgcctctatcgctccctctagttctgcctctatcgctccctctagttctgcctctatcgctccctctagttctgcctctatcgctccctctacctctgcctctatcgctccctctacctctgcctctatcgctactTCTGCCtctaccgctacctctgcctctatcgctccctctagttctgcctctatcgctccctctagttctgcctctatcgctccctctactctctgcctctatcgctccctctagctctgcctctatcgctccctctatcgctccctctagttttgcctctatcgctccctctacctctgcctctatcgctccctctagttctgcctctatcgctccctctagttctgcctctatcgctccctctagctctgcctctatcgctccctctatcgctccctctagttttgcctctatcgctccctctagctctgcctctatcgctccctctagctctgcctctatcgtctctgcctctatcgctccctctacctctgcctctatcgctccctctagttctgcctctatcgctccctctagctctgcctctcgctccctctagcctctctacctctctgcctctatcgctccctctagctctgcctctatcgctccctctagctctgcctctatcgctccctctacctctgcctctatcgctccctctagctctgcctctatcgctccctctagctctgcctctatcgctactTCTGCCTCTACCggtacctctgcctctatcgctccctctagttctgcctctatcgctccctctagctctgcctctatcgctccctctagttctgcctctatcgctccctctatctctgcctctatcgctcctctgcctctatcgctccctctagctctgcctctatcgctccctctagttctgcctctatctctgcctctatcgctccctttacctctgcctctatcgctccctctagctctgcctctatctgctccctctagctctgcctctatcgctccctctagttctgcctctccctacctctgcctctatcgctccctctagttctgcctctatcgctccctagttctacctctccctctagctctctgcctctatcgctccctctagctctgcctctatcgctccctctacctctgcctctatcgctccctctagctctgcctctatcgctccctctacctctgcctctatcgctactTCTGCCTCTACCggtacctctgcctctatcgctccctctagctctgcctctatcgctccctctagctctgcctctatcgctccctctacctctgcctctatcgctccctctagctctgcctctatcgctccctctagctctgcctctatcgctccctctacttctgcctctagctctgcctctatcgctccctctagttctgcctctatcgctccctctagttctgcctctatcgctccctctagctctgcctctatcgctccctctagctctgcctctatcgctccctctagctctgcctctatcgctccctctagttctgcctctatcgctacTTCTGCCtcttctgcctctatcgctccctctgcctctatcgctccctctagctctgcctctatcgctccctctagttctgcctctatcgctccctctagctctgcctctatcgctccttcttctgcctctcctctacctctgcctctctcgctccctcgctccctctacctctgcctctatcgctccctctagttctgcctctatcgctccctctagttctgcctctatcgctccctctagctctgcctctatcgctccctctagttctgcctctatcgctccctctagctctgcctctatcgctccctctagttctgcctctatcgctccctctagctctgcctctatcgctccctttacctctgcctctatcgctccctctagttctgctCTCTATcgctctgcctctacctctgcctctatcgctccctctagctagtacctctgcctctatcgctccctctagttctgcctctatcgctccctctagctctgcctctatcgctccctctctgcctctctctagttctgcctctatcgctccctctgcctctatcgctccctctactctctgcctctatcgctccctctagctctgcctctatcgctccctctacctctgcctctatcgctactCTGCCTCTACCggtacctctgcctctatcgctccctctagttctgcctctatcgctccctctaggtctgcctctatccctccctctgcctctatccctctctgcctctatcgctccctctagctctgcctctatcgctccctctagctctgcctctatcgctccctctagttctgcctctatcgctccctctagttctgcctctatcgctccctctagctctgcctctatcgctccctctatcgctccctctagttctgcctctatcgctccctctagctctgcctctatcgctcctctatcgcctctgcctctatcgctactgcctctgcctctgcctctccctctgcctctatcgctccctctagctctgcctctatcgctccctctagctctgcctctatcgctcccctctctgcctctgcctctatctctgcctctatcgctagTTCTGCCTCTACCGCtatctgcctctgcctctgctctgcctctatcgctccctctagctctgcctctatcgctccctctagttctgcctctatcgctccctctacctctctgcctctagctccctctgctctgcctctatcgctccctctagctctgcctctatcgctccctctagttctgcctctatcgctccctctagctctgcctctatcgctccctctagc includes:
- the LOC135565109 gene encoding streptococcal hemagglutinin-like, with amino-acid sequence ASIAPSTSASIAPSSSASIAPSSSASIAPSTSASIAPSSSASIAPSSSASIAPSSSASIAPSSASTGTSASIAPSSSASIAPSSSASIAPSSSASIAPSSSASIAPSSSASIAPSIAPSTSASIAPSSSSASIAPSSSASAPSSSPSSSASSSASIAPSSSASIAPSSSASIAPSSSSSASIAPSSSASIAPSSSASIAPSSSASIAPSSSASIAPSSSASIAPSSSASIAPSSSASIAPSSSASIAPSSSASIAPSTSASIATSASTVSASIAPSTSASIAPSSSASIAPSTSASIATSASTGTSASIAPSSSASIAPSSSASIAPSSSASIAPSSSASIAPSSSASIAPSSSASIAPSSSASIAPSSSASIAPSSSASIAPSSSASIAPSTSASIAPSTSASIATSASTATSASIAPSSSASIAPSSSASILSASIAPSSSASIAPSTSASIAPSSSASIAPSTSASIATSASTGTSASIAPSSSASIAPSSSASIAPSTSASIAPSSSASIAPSSSASIAPSTSASSSASIAPSSSASIAPSSSASIAPSSSASIAPSSSASIAPSSSASIAPSSSASIATSASSASIAPSASIAPSSSASIAPSSSASIAPSSSASIAPSSASPPTSASIAPSSSASIAPSSSASIAPSSSASIAPSSSASIAPSSSASIAPSSSASIAPSSSASIAPFTSASIAPSSSALYRSASTSASIAPSSYSASIAPSSSASIAPSSSASIAPSSSASIAPSSSASIAPSTSASIATSASTSASIAPSSSASIAPSSSASIAPSSSASIAPSSSASIAPSSSASIAPSSSASIAPSSSASIAPSSSASIAPSTSASIAPSSSASIATSASTGTSASIAPSSSASIAPSTSTSSSSSIVPSTATSASTSASIAPSSSASIAPSTSASIATSASTGTSASIAPSSSASIAPSSGSWRQARGEYGGEGAAVDQLNVSIWSSGLVSAGYSPPAQSGSANAAVDTARQRHVYFYTSW